A genomic stretch from Schistosoma haematobium chromosome 4, whole genome shotgun sequence includes:
- the SLITRK1 gene encoding SLIT and NTRK-like protein 1 (EggNog:ENOG410V5JT~COG:T~SECRETED:SignalP(1-30)): protein MDYNYQQKSHQNLFLLFFVILQSVFQTISSLNSNDLCLNKTCSGCIAGSLSCQEGGLTHLPDRLSSDIQSMIMMGHKFNNPTLTSDNFSIYIQQNVKLQRLTLRNCGIQSIQSRTFQSLKGLQQLDLSQNRIKTILKGTFEGLHLDFLRLDENFGLSIEDGAFQDTSIVSLSMNQCGLKILSYNVLLPLINSKQLKNLHLSGNQLITLESRLEPIFLHLQSLSLEQNPFNCDCKLSWLVSVLNRRQVQRRTRGLSMFNGDIDDVETNLLHKSNSLIEMNQHNTPLDGDLLKPLCHSPRRLIGRSIESLTASDFYCDTPKLQVIEVDLGQLTTFYQNQNNNKKLTSGKFEQENDNSLIITVRCHVKGSPELQLDWYRPINHESNSNRDQITNTQSYSFTRTQHHPNQQQLIRIPNSKILRSGGIELKLSRKINLKDDNSLKQSDNQSTISATEKLICFATDSNGNTSAEIVFHWPTIESLRMISDNFDNLQTKVQNHPRLSSDINENIIYTDKTRITNDRSTGNYEITPGWYTVLQDDPENMLFQKQFSVLEMIGAVVGTFTVTLALFIFGCCLLRIHKRSRYKVRSKILLHHTTSENSYRNFSPASENLKSPPHSSTSNHLLSNPSNNNNDSGINPSSNNNVSYSLNPVPNTLVNSYTANNFITGNGTLVNEFNGMKHLPYMTPTYEPINSTGDFQTSTGYSDSQTYDLPRILPTHSPPTIPLPPLPNGFINNASNANVITRLNEMEHNNTNTINIDNNSNNNSNNNHLPLLMTTLPYIKTTQSINSDINRCVDTSILSPFLMNDTQTLSAAMSNAAAAATLSLHMKQQQHFNSNHNRNSNPQHNQHFTQNNAHDNIIVQNQLIDLITRQNLFNQQLHDIQH from the exons ATGGACTACAATTATCAACAAAAGTCTCACCAAAAcctatttcttttgtttttcgtCATTTTGCAAAGTGTATTTCAAACAATTTCAAGTTTGAATTCCAACGACCTATGCTTAAACAAAACATGCAGTGGTTGCATTGCTGGATCGCTATCTTGTCAAGAAGGTGGACTTACACATTTACCAGATCGTCTTAGTTCTGACATTCAGTCCATGATAATGATGGGTCATAAGTTTAATAATCCAACTCTAACCAGCGATAACTTTTCCATATATATTCAACAAAACGTTAAGCTACAACGTCTTACTCTGCGTAATTGTGGTATCCAGTCAATTCAGTCACGTACATTCCAATCATTGAAGGGTTTGCAACAATTAGATTTATCTCAAAATCGAATCAAAACAATCTTAAAAGGTACTTTCGAAGGCTTGCACTTGGATTTTTTACGTCTAGATGAAAATTTTGGTTTAAGTATTGAAGACGGTGCTTTTCAAGATACTTCTATTGTGTCGTTATCTATGAATCAATGTGGTCTTAAAATATTGAGTTACAATGTTCTTTTGCCATTGATAAATAGTAAACAACTCaaaaatttacatttatctGGCAATCAGTTAATAACTCTAGAAAGTCGTCTAGAACCTATTTTCCTTCATTTGCAAAGTTTATCACTGGAACAAAATCCTTTTAATTGTGATTGCAAATTAAGTTGGCTTGTGTCTGTATTGAACAGACGACAAGTACAACGGCGTACACGAGGTTTGTCAATGTTTAATGGGGATATCGATGATGTTGAAACAAATTTATTACATAAGTCAAATAGTTTAATAGAAATGAATCAACATAATACACCACTAGATGGTGATTTATTAAAACCATTATGTCATAGTCCAAGACGACTAATCGGACGAAGTATTGAATCACTAACTGCATCAGATTTTTACTGTGATACACCAAAACTTCAAGTTATTGAAGTTGACCTAGGTCAATTAACAACTTTTTATCAAaatcaaaataacaacaaaaagttAACATCAGGAAAGTTCGAACAAGAAAATGATAATTCTCTAATTATAACTGTCAGATGTCATGTTAAAGGTTCACCAGAACTTCAATTGGACTGGTATCGTCCAATTAATCATGAAAGCAATAGTAATCGTGACCAAATAACAAATACTCAGTCATACTCATTTACACGAACTCAACATCATCCAAATCAACAACAACTTATTCGTATTCCAAATTCAAAAATACTCAGGTCTGGTGGAATCGAATTAAAATTGAGTcgaaaaataaacttaaaagaTGATAATTCATTGAAGCAATCTGATAATCAGTCTACAATATCAGCAACTGAAAAATTGATTTGTTTTGCCACTGATTCTAATGGAAATACAAGTGCTGAAATAGTTTTCCATTGGCCAACTATTGAAAGTTTACGAATGATATCAgataattttgataatttaCAAACTAAAGTTCAAAATCATCCCAGATTATCTAGTGATATTAATGAGAATATTATATACACAGATAAAACAAGAATAACCAATGATCGTTCTACAGGTAACTATGAAATTACACCTGGTTGGTATACAGTTTTACAAGATGATCCAGAAAATATGTTGTTTCAG AAACAATTCTCTGTACTTGAAATGATTGGTGCAGTTGTTGGAACATTTACTGTAACATTAGCACTTTTTATATTTGGATGTTGTTTGTTACGAATTCATAAACGTAGTCGGTATAAAGTTCGTTCAAAAATTTTATTACATCATACTACTTCAGAAAATTCTTATCGAAATTTTTCACCAGCATCAGAAAATTTAAAATCACCTCCACATTCATCTACTAGTAACCATTTATTGAGCAATCCatccaataataataacgatagtGGTATTAATcccagtagtaataataatgtgtcaTATTCTCTCAATCCTGTACCAAATACACTAGTAAATTCCTATACAGCAAACAATTTTATTACTGGGAATGGAACACTTGTAAATGAATTTAATGGAATGAAACATTTACCATATATGACACCAacatatgaaccaattaataGTACCGGTGATTTTCAAACATCTACAGGATATTCAGATTCACAAACTTATGATTTACCACGAATTCTTCCAACACATTCACCACCAACTATTCCTTTACCGCCATTACCAAATGGATTTATTAACAATGCCAGTAATGCTAACGTAATTACCCGGTTAAATGAAATGGAGCACAACAATACTAATACTATCAATATAGataacaacagtaataataatagtaataataatcatttaccaCTTCTGATGACAACCTTACCCTACATAAAGACAACACAGTCAATAAATAGTGATATAAATCGATGTGTAGATACTTCAATACTATCCCCATTCCTTATGAATGATACACAAACTTTATCAGCAGCTATGTCAAATGCTGCAGCTGCGGCAACATTAAGTTTACACatgaaacaacaacaacatttcAATTCAAATCATAACCGTAATTCAAATCCTCAGCATAATCAACATTTTACACAAAATAACGCTCATGATAATATTATAGTACAAAATCAACTAATCGATTTAATTACTCGTCAGAATCTTTTCAATCAACAACTACATGATATACAACATTAA